Proteins co-encoded in one Medicago truncatula cultivar Jemalong A17 chromosome 8, MtrunA17r5.0-ANR, whole genome shotgun sequence genomic window:
- the LOC11419890 gene encoding transcription factor bHLH62 isoform X2, with amino-acid sequence MENQFFLNAGFEPYQTQDCFFNPNWDKSTDQNLNYDSTLSSIVSSPAATSSPSNPNMSNENFVMRELIGKLGTFGEISQHSSNPLVLPMMSRVAEFSPDPGFVQRAAKFSCFGSKSFNERGNQMVMNNVELAQRSHNLMENGMKLSRVSSSPSLKTFGSQMVNHENKNSSLQQENEKMEVANSQEESTISEQNTPNGEIGVKASPDMNSRKRKASSSKGKAPNSTNPTKGVEGSGEDFNAKKIKANEGERNENGVRNMEEEIKEGTPNAGEEKQNKSDSKPPEPQKDYIHVRARRGQATDSHSLAERVRREKISERMKLLQDLVPGCNKVTGKALMLDEIINYVQSLQRQVEFLSMKLSSVNTKMDLSIESLVVSKDIFQSNNSLQNSIFQLDSSVPSFYGQQPQQNQAIHNNIPNTNGSHCSVEPLDSSLCHNIGMHLPFLNGFNEGGSQYPLTFSEEDLNTVVQMGFGQTSNRNTPIHSPSFNGSNQSTQMKIEL; translated from the exons ATGGAAAACCAATTCTTTTTAAATGCTGGATTTGAACCTTACCAAACCCAAGATTGTTTTTTCAACCCAAATTGGGACAAGTCAACGGACCAAAACCTTAACTATGATTCAACACTTAGTTCAATTGTCTCATCCCCAGCAGCTACATCATCACCATCAAATCCCAACATGTCCAATGAAAATTTTGTCATGAGAGAATTAATAGGAAAATTGGGAACTTTTGGTGAGATCTCACAACATTCTTCTAACCCTTTGGTTCTACCAATGATGTCTAGAGTGGCAGAATTTTCACCTGATCCTGGTTTTGTTCAAAGGGCTGCAAAATTTTCTTGCTTTGGTAGCAAGAGTTTCAATGAAAGAGGTAACCAAATGGTGATGAACAATGTTGAATTAGCTCAAAGATCTCATAATTTAATGGAAAATGGAATGAAGTTATCAAGAGTTTCAAGTAGTCCATCACTCAAAACATTTGGATCTCAAATGGTTAATCATGAGAACAAGAATTCTTCATTGCAacaagaaaatgagaaaatggaaGTGGCTAATTCTCAAGAAGAATCTACAATATCTGAGCaaaatacaccaaatggtgaaATTGGTGTCAAAGCTTCACCTGATATGAATTCAAGGAAAAGAAAAGCTTCTTCTTCCAAAGGAAAAGCACCAAACTCTACCAATCCTACGAAG GGTGTTGAAGGTAGTGGTGAAGACTTCAATGCAAAGAAAATTAAGGCAAATGAGGGTGAGAGAAATGAAAATGGTGTCAGGAATATGGAGGAAGAGATCAAAGAAGGTACACCAAATGCAGGGGAAGAAAAACAGAACAAGAGTGACTCAAAACCTCCTGAACCTCAAAAAGATTACATTCATGTCAGAGCAAGAAGAGGTCAAGCTACTGACAGTCACAGTCTTGCAGAACGA GTAAGGAGGGAGAAAATAAGTGAGAGGATGAAACTTCTCCAAGATCTTGTACCAGGTTGCAATAAG GTTACTGGAAAAGCACTTATGCTTgatgaaattataaattatgtTCAGTCATTGCAGCGTCAAGTTGAG tttttgtcTATGAAATTGTCTTCAGTGAACACAAAGATGGATTTAAGTATTGAAAGTCTTGTTGTATCAAAAGAT ATATTTCAATCAAATAATTCTTTGCAAAACTCAATATTCCAATTAGATTCCTCGGTACCATCCTTTTATGGGCAACAACCCCAGCAAAACCAAGCTATTCATAATAACATCCCTAATacaaatgggtcccactgctcAGTGGAACCATTGGATTCTTCTTTGTGCCATAATATTGGCATGCATTTACCTTTCCTAAATGGATTTAATGAAGGTGGCTCTCAG TATCCATTAACATTCTCTGAGGAGGACTTAAACACCGTTGTTCAGATGGGATTTGGCCAAACTTCAAACAGGAATACACCAATACACTCCCCAAGTTTCAACg GTTCAAATCAATCAACACAAATGAAAATTGAGCTCTAA
- the LOC11419890 gene encoding transcription factor bHLH62 isoform X1, translating to MENQFFLNAGFEPYQTQDCFFNPNWDKSTDQNLNYDSTLSSIVSSPAATSSPSNPNMSNENFVMRELIGKLGTFGEISQHSSNPLVLPMMSRVAEFSPDPGFVQRAAKFSCFGSKSFNERGNQMVMNNVELAQRSHNLMENGMKLSRVSSSPSLKTFGSQMVNHENKNSSLQQENEKMEVANSQEESTISEQNTPNGEIGVKASPDMNSRKRKASSSKGKAPNSTNPTKGVEGSGEDFNAKKIKANEGERNENGVRNMEEEIKEGTPNAGEEKQNKSDSKPPEPQKDYIHVRARRGQATDSHSLAERVRREKISERMKLLQDLVPGCNKVTGKALMLDEIINYVQSLQRQVEFLSMKLSSVNTKMDLSIESLVVSKDIFQSNNSLQNSIFQLDSSVPSFYGQQPQQNQAIHNNIPNTNGSHCSVEPLDSSLCHNIGMHLPFLNGFNEGGSQQYPLTFSEEDLNTVVQMGFGQTSNRNTPIHSPSFNGSNQSTQMKIEL from the exons ATGGAAAACCAATTCTTTTTAAATGCTGGATTTGAACCTTACCAAACCCAAGATTGTTTTTTCAACCCAAATTGGGACAAGTCAACGGACCAAAACCTTAACTATGATTCAACACTTAGTTCAATTGTCTCATCCCCAGCAGCTACATCATCACCATCAAATCCCAACATGTCCAATGAAAATTTTGTCATGAGAGAATTAATAGGAAAATTGGGAACTTTTGGTGAGATCTCACAACATTCTTCTAACCCTTTGGTTCTACCAATGATGTCTAGAGTGGCAGAATTTTCACCTGATCCTGGTTTTGTTCAAAGGGCTGCAAAATTTTCTTGCTTTGGTAGCAAGAGTTTCAATGAAAGAGGTAACCAAATGGTGATGAACAATGTTGAATTAGCTCAAAGATCTCATAATTTAATGGAAAATGGAATGAAGTTATCAAGAGTTTCAAGTAGTCCATCACTCAAAACATTTGGATCTCAAATGGTTAATCATGAGAACAAGAATTCTTCATTGCAacaagaaaatgagaaaatggaaGTGGCTAATTCTCAAGAAGAATCTACAATATCTGAGCaaaatacaccaaatggtgaaATTGGTGTCAAAGCTTCACCTGATATGAATTCAAGGAAAAGAAAAGCTTCTTCTTCCAAAGGAAAAGCACCAAACTCTACCAATCCTACGAAG GGTGTTGAAGGTAGTGGTGAAGACTTCAATGCAAAGAAAATTAAGGCAAATGAGGGTGAGAGAAATGAAAATGGTGTCAGGAATATGGAGGAAGAGATCAAAGAAGGTACACCAAATGCAGGGGAAGAAAAACAGAACAAGAGTGACTCAAAACCTCCTGAACCTCAAAAAGATTACATTCATGTCAGAGCAAGAAGAGGTCAAGCTACTGACAGTCACAGTCTTGCAGAACGA GTAAGGAGGGAGAAAATAAGTGAGAGGATGAAACTTCTCCAAGATCTTGTACCAGGTTGCAATAAG GTTACTGGAAAAGCACTTATGCTTgatgaaattataaattatgtTCAGTCATTGCAGCGTCAAGTTGAG tttttgtcTATGAAATTGTCTTCAGTGAACACAAAGATGGATTTAAGTATTGAAAGTCTTGTTGTATCAAAAGAT ATATTTCAATCAAATAATTCTTTGCAAAACTCAATATTCCAATTAGATTCCTCGGTACCATCCTTTTATGGGCAACAACCCCAGCAAAACCAAGCTATTCATAATAACATCCCTAATacaaatgggtcccactgctcAGTGGAACCATTGGATTCTTCTTTGTGCCATAATATTGGCATGCATTTACCTTTCCTAAATGGATTTAATGAAGGTGGCTCTCAG cAGTATCCATTAACATTCTCTGAGGAGGACTTAAACACCGTTGTTCAGATGGGATTTGGCCAAACTTCAAACAGGAATACACCAATACACTCCCCAAGTTTCAACg GTTCAAATCAATCAACACAAATGAAAATTGAGCTCTAA
- the LOC11424320 gene encoding probable xyloglucan glycosyltransferase 6, translating into MSRAPNYEFQEWWNKQREKENLDLFEDNNKSDQSQSSSPFVSVDVNGGGGGGGGGGGGSNNNRSDPSVKKERTRSARQLSWVCLLKFQQIAATVGFISNGLLYLVRTANRRVLSRDSSADSSSSRLYRVIRVFLIVVVGLLGFELVAYFKGWHFRPPSVGSADVLGLVAVFYARWIDIRANYLAPPLQSLTNMCIVLFIVQSVDRIILILGCFWIKFRRIRPVASVDYDDGSVESTMDYPMVLVQIPMCNEREVYHQSIAAVSILDWPKERMLVQVLDDSDEVDIQNLIKAEVHKWQQRGVRIIYRHRLIRTGYKAGNLKSAMSCDYVKDYDFVAIFDADFQPTPDFLKKTIPYFKGRDDLALVQARWAFVNKDENLLTRLQNINLSFHFEVEQQVNGIFIDFFGFNGTAGVWRIKALEESGGWLERTTVEDMDIAVRAHLCGWKFIFLNDVKCLCELPETYEAYKKQQHRWHSGPMQLFRMCFVDVIRSKVSWAKKFNLIFLFFLLRKLILPFYSFTLFCIILPLTMFLPEAELPAWVVCYIPGVMSILSVLPAPRSFPFIVPYLLFENTMSVTKFNAMISGLFRFGSSYEWVVTKKLGRSSETDLVAYEKESEPLMRSNSLHRSSSDSGIEELSKLELSKIAPQTKKNRLYRKELALAFILLTASVRSLLSAQGIHFYFLLFQGVSFLVVGLDLIGEQVS; encoded by the exons ATGTCTCGTGCACCAAATTACGAGTTTCAAGAATGGTGGAACaaacaaagagaaaaagaaaatctagATTTATTCgaagataataataaatcagATCAATCTCAATCTTCTTCTCCATTTGTATCCGTTGATGTTAACGgaggtggaggaggaggaggaggaggaggtggaggaAGCAACAACAACCGTTCAGATCCATCGGTGAAAAAAGAACGAACACGAAGTGCAAGACAGTTATCATGGgtttgtttgttaaaatttcaacaaatcGCTGCAACTGTTGgatttatatcaaatggatTACTTTATCTTGTAAGGACAGCGAATAGACGAGTTTTATCGCGCGATTCCAGTGCTGATTCATCGTCTTCGCGGCTTTACAGGGTGATTAGGGTGTTTTTAATTGTGGTAGTTGGTTTGTTAGGGTTTGAGTTGGTTGCATATTTTAAAGGCTGGCATTTTAGGCCGCCATCGGTTGGTTCTGCTGATGTGTTGGGATTGGTTGCAGTGTTTTACGCGAGGTGGATTGATATTCGGGCGAATTATTTGGCGCCGCCTTTGCAGAGTTTGACGAATATGTGTATTGTGCTTTTCATTGTGCAGTCTGTGGATaggattattttgattttagggTGTTTTTGGATCAAGTTTAGGAGGATTAGGCCTGTTGCTagtgtggattatgatgatgggAGTGTTGAGAGTACCATGGATTATCCTATGGTTTTGGTTCAGATTCCTATGTGTAATGAAAGGGAG GTTTACCATCAATCCATTGCAGCAGTCAGTATCCTGGATTGGCCAAAGGAGAGAATGCTTGTACAAGTTCTTGATGATTCAGATGAAGTAGATATCCAAAACCTTATCAAGGCAGAAGTGCATAAATGGCAACAAAGGGGTGTTCGGATCATATATAGACATAGACTTATACGTACAGGATACAAGGCAGGGAATCTTAAATCTGCAATGAGTTGTGATTATgttaaggattatgactttgtgGCAATATTTGATGCTGATTTCCAGCCAACACCAGATTTCTTAAAGAAGACAATACCTTATTTCAAG GGAAGGGATGATTTGGCATTAGTCCAGGCAAGGTGGGCATTTGTAAACAAAGATGAGAACTTGCTTACAAGATTACAGAATATCAATTTATCGTTCCACTTTGAGGTTGAACAGCAGGTGAATGGTATCTTTATTGATTTCTTTGGTTTCAATGGAACTGCTGGTGTCTGGAGAATAAAGGCCCTAGAGGAGAGTGGCGGCTGGTTAGAGCGAACAACTGTTGAGGACATGGACATTGCTGTTCGTGCTCATCTATGTGGATGgaagtttatttttctcaatGATGTTAAG TGCCTCTGTGAGCTTCCAGAGACATACGAGGCGTATAAAAAACAACAGCACCGCTGGCATTCTGGTCCAATGCAATTGTTTCGTATGTGTTTTGTTGATGTAATTCGTTCGAAG GTTAGTTGGGCAAAAAAGTTCAACTTgatatttcttttcttcctcctgAGGAAGCTTATTCTGCCATTTTATTCGTTTACCCTCTTCTGCATTATTCTTCCATTGACGATGTTCCTTCCGGAAGCTGAGCTCCCAGCATGGGTTGTTTGTTACATTCCTGGAGTCATGTCTATCCTAAGTGTTCTTCCAGCCCCACGGTCATTCCCATTTATAGTGCCTTATCTTCTATTTGAGAACACTATGTCAGTAACTAAGTTTAATGCAATGATATCCGGATTATTTCGCTTTGGAAGTTCTTACGAATGGGTGGTTACAAAAAAATTGGGAAGGTCATCAGAGACAGATTTGGTTGCCTATGAAAAGGAATCCGAACCTCTAATGCGATCTAATAGTCTGCATAGATCTTCCTCAGATTCAGGTATTGAAGAGCTAAGCAAACTAGAACTGTCAAAGATAGCTCCGCAGACCAAGAAAAATCGTCTCTACAGGAAAGAACTTGCtcttgcatttattttattaactgcCTCAGTTAGAAGCTTACTTTCTGCTCAAGGAATTCACTTCTACTTCCTATTATTTCAAGGGGTAAGTTTTCTTGTTGTTGGTCTTGATTTGATTGGAGAGCAGGTTAGTTGA
- the LOC25500268 gene encoding 40S ribosomal protein S8, whose translation MGISRDSMHKRRETGGKKKAWRKKRKYELGRQPANTKLSSNKTVRRIRVRGGNVKWRALRLDTGNFSWGSEAVTRKTRLLDVVYNASNNELVRTQTLVKSAIVQVDAAPFKQWYLQHYGVDIGRKKKNVSKKEEEAEAATEEVKKSAHVQRKLEQRQKERQLDAHIEEQFGGGRLLACISSRPGQCGRADGYILEGKELEFYMKKLQKKKGKGAA comes from the exons ATGG GTATTTCACGAGATTCTATGCACAAGAGACGTGAAACTGGTGGCAAGAAGAAGGCatggaggaagaagagaaa GTACGAGCTCGGTCGCCAGCCAGCTAACACAAAACTATCAAGCAACAAGACAGTGAGGAGGATTCGTGTTAGAGGTGGAAATGTGAAGTGGAGAGCTCTGAGATTGGATACCGGTAACTTCTCATGGGGAAGTGAAGCCGTCACTCGCAAAACCCGTTTGCTCGATGTGGTGTACAATGCTTCCAACAATGAGTTGGTGCGAACTCAGACTCTTGTGAAGAGTGCTATTGTTCAGGTTGATGCTGCTCCCTTCAAGCAATGGTACCTTCAACACTATGGTGTTGATATTggtagaaagaagaaaaatgttagCAAGAAAGAGGAG GAGGCTGAGGCTGCTACAGAAGAAGTCAAAAAGAGTGCCCATGTGCAGAGAAAATTAGAGCAACGCCAGAAAGAACGCCAGCTTGATGCCCACATTGAGGAGCAGTTTGGTGGTGGACGATTGCTTGCATGCATTTCTTCTCGACCTGGTCAATGCGGCAGAGCTGATGG CTACATTCTTGAAGGTAAGGAGCTAGAATTCTACATGAAGAAACTCCAGAAGAAGAAGGGCAAGGGTGCCGCTTGA